A region of Sphingomonas crusticola DNA encodes the following proteins:
- a CDS encoding DNA cytosine methyltransferase — translation MRGETIRETFRTTTASRPRVASVVDLFCGAGGLSHGFKQEGFDIVGGFDTDEACRYAFESNNDAPFIRRDVAKLKSNDINALFVPGKARVLVGCAPCQPFSTYNQKNDDPKWELLSRFGDLIEKVQPDVVSMENVPRLLAFREGAIFESFVKKLRKSSYQVAWGVLFGPEFGLAQTRSRLVLLASRLGPITLPTPTHDASNYRTVRDEIGDLPSISHGEADDSDPLHCASRLSETNARRIASAKPGGTWRDWPEELVAECHKTETGRGYSSVYGRMTWSAPSPTITTQFFGFGNGRFGHPEQDRALSLREGALLQGFPRAYEFVEPGRPIQIKNVGRLIGNAVPVKLAAAIARSVRQHIETRA, via the coding sequence GTGAGGGGGGAGACAATCAGGGAAACATTTAGGACTACGACCGCGTCTCGCCCGCGTGTCGCGTCGGTCGTTGATTTGTTTTGTGGGGCTGGGGGCTTGTCTCATGGCTTCAAGCAAGAAGGCTTCGACATTGTCGGCGGGTTCGATACCGACGAAGCATGCCGGTATGCATTCGAGTCAAACAACGACGCACCGTTCATCCGTCGCGATGTGGCGAAGCTAAAATCAAATGATATCAATGCCCTTTTTGTACCGGGGAAGGCACGCGTTCTAGTGGGATGTGCCCCTTGCCAACCGTTTTCAACTTACAATCAGAAGAATGACGATCCAAAATGGGAGCTTCTATCGCGGTTCGGCGACCTCATTGAGAAAGTCCAGCCTGACGTCGTTTCGATGGAGAACGTACCCAGGCTGCTAGCATTTAGAGAGGGAGCGATTTTCGAGAGTTTTGTTAAGAAACTGCGAAAGTCCAGTTACCAGGTCGCGTGGGGCGTGCTGTTCGGTCCTGAGTTCGGGCTCGCTCAAACGCGCTCAAGGCTGGTTCTTCTGGCTTCCCGGTTGGGCCCGATCACGCTTCCTACACCGACGCATGATGCATCTAACTATCGCACGGTTAGGGATGAGATCGGTGACCTGCCTTCGATCTCCCATGGAGAGGCAGATGACAGCGACCCATTGCACTGCGCCAGCCGGCTGTCAGAAACGAACGCGCGGCGCATCGCCTCTGCAAAACCAGGAGGGACTTGGCGCGACTGGCCCGAAGAGCTAGTCGCAGAATGCCATAAGACTGAGACCGGCAGAGGCTATTCCTCCGTCTATGGCCGTATGACGTGGAGCGCGCCATCACCGACGATCACTACTCAGTTTTTTGGATTTGGTAACGGGCGTTTCGGTCATCCCGAGCAGGATCGAGCGTTGAGTCTTCGTGAAGGAGCGCTCTTGCAAGGGTTTCCTCGAGCCTACGAATTCGTGGAGCCGGGCCGCCCCATACAAATTAAAAATGTTGGTCGCCTGATCGGAAACGCCGTACCCGTGAAGCTAGCAGCAGCTATCGCGCGGTCGGTCCGACAGCACATTGAGACACGCGCATGA
- a CDS encoding GGDEF domain-containing protein encodes MRFYHATRWVFPRSYHLRIFAICFGAVHLPIAVFCLAELVLGQWDWAVFLPLLGATLVGTGAAIVALHAMLAPIAHATDLLRTIQRGGRVPAVPVGGEDLVGELLTGVARASAATAARITTLTDAAGKDMLTGLLNRRGFTDVAAHTLRADATSAIALLDLDHFKAINDRFGHDEGDRVLTAFARRLEAGLRKGDSAARWGGEEFAILMPETDLEDATAIIERLRLLLSLDNISAADSPALTFSCGVTALQGYQSFDAALVKADQALYAAKRGGRDRVERRR; translated from the coding sequence ATGCGTTTCTACCACGCCACGCGCTGGGTCTTTCCCCGCAGCTACCACCTCCGCATCTTCGCCATCTGCTTCGGCGCGGTGCATCTGCCGATCGCGGTCTTCTGCCTCGCCGAGCTCGTGCTCGGCCAGTGGGACTGGGCCGTATTCCTGCCGCTGCTGGGCGCGACCCTGGTCGGCACCGGCGCCGCGATCGTCGCCCTCCACGCGATGCTCGCGCCGATCGCCCACGCCACCGATCTGCTGCGCACGATCCAGCGCGGCGGCCGCGTACCGGCGGTGCCCGTCGGCGGCGAGGATCTCGTCGGTGAGCTCTTGACCGGCGTCGCCCGCGCCTCCGCCGCCACCGCCGCCCGCATCACCACGCTCACCGACGCCGCCGGCAAGGACATGCTGACCGGTCTGCTCAACCGCCGCGGCTTTACCGACGTCGCGGCGCACACTTTGCGCGCCGATGCCACCTCGGCGATCGCCCTGCTGGATCTCGATCATTTCAAGGCGATCAACGATCGCTTCGGCCATGACGAAGGCGATCGCGTCCTCACCGCCTTTGCCCGCCGCCTCGAAGCGGGGCTGCGCAAGGGCGATAGCGCCGCGCGCTGGGGCGGCGAGGAATTCGCGATCCTGATGCCGGAAACCGATCTGGAGGACGCCACCGCCATCATCGAGCGGCTGCGCCTGTTGCTCAGCCTCGACAATATCAGCGCCGCGGACAGCCCCGCGCTGACCTTCTCGTGCGGCGTGACGGCGCTGCAGGGGTACCAGTCGTTCGATGCGGCGTTGGTGAAGGCCGACCAGGCCTTGTACGCCGCCAAGCGCGGCGGACGGGATCGGGTGGAGCGCCGGAGGTAG
- the gcvPB gene encoding aminomethyl-transferring glycine dehydrogenase subunit GcvPB, translating to MTINQSGWRPEAPLANGAGEQPTFTGNRALMLEEPLLFELGSTDRTGVDFEEAPAAPNRLAGLERGAINLPGLSEPETVRHYTRLSRQNYAIDLGVFPLGSCTMKHNPRLNERIARLAGFADIHPLQPVSTVQGALAVINLVGEWLCKLTGMPAVAMSPKAGAHGELCGLLAIRAALEARGDARQVILVPESAHGTNPATAAFCGYAVENIPATAEGRVNLDALKARLGPDVAGVMITNPNTCGLFERDMTAISEAVHAVGGLVYCDGANFNAIVGRVRPGDLGIDAMHINLHKTFSTPHGGGGPGAGPVVFSAALAPFAPLPFVEQTGDGAFRLVEEETAEDHHAHSFGRMVAFHGQMGMFTRAAAYMLSHGADGLRQVSGDAVLNANYILRQLEDVLDAPFAASGPCMHEALFSDSGMAPGFTTLDIAKGLIDEGFHPMTVYFPLVVHGAMLVEPTETESKAGLDQFIGALRSVAERGRAGDESLKSAPHFSPRRRLDETAAARSPVLAQRLLADQDD from the coding sequence ATGACCATCAACCAGTCCGGCTGGCGCCCCGAAGCGCCGCTCGCCAACGGCGCGGGCGAGCAACCCACCTTCACCGGCAACCGCGCGCTCATGCTCGAAGAGCCCTTGTTGTTCGAGCTCGGCTCGACCGACCGCACCGGCGTCGATTTCGAGGAAGCGCCCGCCGCCCCCAATCGCCTCGCCGGCCTCGAACGCGGCGCGATCAACCTGCCCGGCCTGTCCGAGCCCGAGACGGTGCGCCATTATACCCGCCTCAGCCGCCAGAATTACGCGATCGATCTCGGCGTCTTCCCGCTCGGCTCATGCACGATGAAGCATAACCCCCGCCTCAACGAGCGTATCGCCCGCTTGGCCGGCTTCGCCGACATCCACCCGCTCCAGCCGGTCTCGACCGTCCAGGGCGCGCTCGCCGTCATCAATCTCGTCGGCGAATGGCTGTGCAAGCTCACCGGCATGCCCGCCGTCGCGATGAGCCCCAAGGCCGGCGCGCACGGCGAACTCTGCGGCCTGCTCGCCATCCGCGCCGCGCTGGAAGCGCGCGGCGACGCCCGCCAGGTCATCCTCGTCCCCGAAAGCGCGCACGGCACCAACCCCGCCACCGCCGCCTTCTGCGGCTATGCGGTCGAGAATATCCCCGCCACCGCCGAAGGCCGCGTCAATCTCGATGCGTTGAAGGCCCGCCTCGGCCCCGACGTCGCCGGCGTGATGATTACCAACCCCAATACCTGCGGCCTGTTCGAACGCGACATGACCGCCATTTCGGAGGCGGTCCACGCCGTCGGCGGGCTGGTCTATTGCGACGGCGCCAATTTCAACGCGATCGTCGGCCGCGTCCGCCCCGGCGATCTCGGCATCGACGCGATGCACATCAACCTCCACAAGACCTTCTCGACCCCGCATGGCGGCGGCGGCCCCGGCGCCGGCCCGGTCGTCTTCTCCGCGGCACTCGCCCCCTTCGCGCCTTTGCCCTTCGTCGAGCAGACCGGCGACGGCGCCTTCCGCCTGGTCGAGGAGGAGACCGCCGAGGATCATCACGCCCACAGCTTCGGCCGCATGGTCGCCTTCCATGGCCAGATGGGCATGTTCACCCGCGCCGCCGCCTACATGCTCAGCCACGGCGCCGACGGCCTGCGCCAGGTCTCGGGCGACGCCGTGCTCAACGCCAATTACATCTTGCGCCAATTGGAGGACGTGCTCGACGCGCCCTTCGCCGCCTCCGGCCCGTGCATGCACGAGGCGCTCTTTTCGGACAGCGGCATGGCGCCGGGCTTCACCACGCTCGATATCGCCAAGGGCCTGATCGACGAGGGCTTCCACCCGATGACGGTCTATTTTCCTTTGGTGGTGCATGGCGCGATGCTGGTCGAGCCGACCGAGACCGAGAGCAAGGCCGGCCTCGATCAGTTCATCGGCGCGCTGCGCTCGGTCGCCGAGCGCGGCCGGGCAGGGGACGAAAGCCTCAAATCCGCCCCCCATTTCTCCCCGCGCCGCCGGCTGGACGAGACGGCGGCGGCCCGCTCGCCCGTGTTGGCGCAGCGCCTGCTGGCGGATCAGGACGACTAG
- the gcvPA gene encoding aminomethyl-transferring glycine dehydrogenase subunit GcvPA, which produces MRYLPLSDADRTQMLAAVGAASIDDLFVDVPAPARLSGPVEGLPLHMTEMAVERKLGALAKQNLAAGDAPFFLGAGAYRHHVPASVDHLIQRGEFLTAYTPYQPEIAQGTLQVLFEFQTQVVRLFGCDVANASMYDGSTACWEAIGMARRITRRTKAILSAGLHPHYVAVAQTMAKFTGDTLATAFPTLDGAGDDMARLLGAIDGETSCVVVQNPNILGHIADLGELAEGCHAKGALLIVVVTEPVSLGAIKSPGEMGADIVVGEGQSIGVGLQFGGPYLGLFATRDKYVRQMPGRLCGQTVDADGKRGFVLTLSTREQHIRREKATSNICTNSGLCALAFTIHMTLLGEKGLRELAAINHARASAAADVLAAVPGVELVNKAFFNEFTLRLAKPARPIVRALADRNILAGVPLGRLYADTGLENGLIVAVTETTTEEHVATLASALREQLA; this is translated from the coding sequence ATGCGTTATCTCCCGCTGTCCGACGCCGATCGCACCCAGATGCTCGCCGCCGTCGGCGCGGCCTCGATCGACGATCTGTTCGTCGACGTGCCCGCGCCTGCGCGCCTGTCCGGCCCGGTCGAGGGCCTGCCGCTGCACATGACCGAAATGGCGGTCGAGCGGAAACTCGGCGCACTCGCGAAGCAGAATCTCGCCGCGGGCGACGCGCCCTTCTTCCTCGGCGCCGGCGCCTATCGCCACCATGTCCCGGCGAGCGTCGATCACCTCATCCAGCGCGGCGAATTCCTCACCGCCTACACGCCCTACCAACCCGAAATCGCGCAAGGGACCCTCCAGGTCCTGTTCGAATTCCAGACCCAGGTCGTGCGTCTGTTCGGCTGCGACGTCGCCAATGCGTCCATGTATGACGGCTCGACCGCCTGCTGGGAGGCGATCGGCATGGCGCGCCGCATCACGCGCCGCACCAAGGCGATCCTGTCCGCGGGCCTCCACCCCCATTATGTCGCGGTCGCCCAGACCATGGCCAAATTCACCGGCGACACGCTCGCCACCGCGTTCCCCACGCTCGACGGGGCAGGGGACGACATGGCCCGCCTGCTCGGCGCGATCGACGGCGAGACCAGCTGCGTCGTCGTCCAGAACCCCAACATCCTCGGCCACATTGCGGATCTCGGCGAACTCGCCGAGGGCTGCCACGCCAAGGGCGCGCTCCTGATCGTGGTCGTGACCGAGCCGGTCTCGCTCGGCGCGATCAAATCCCCCGGCGAGATGGGCGCCGACATCGTCGTCGGCGAGGGCCAGTCGATCGGCGTCGGCCTCCAGTTCGGCGGGCCCTATCTCGGCCTCTTCGCCACGCGCGACAAATATGTCCGCCAGATGCCCGGCCGCCTGTGCGGTCAGACCGTCGATGCCGACGGCAAGCGCGGCTTCGTCCTCACCCTCTCCACCCGCGAGCAGCATATCCGCCGCGAGAAGGCGACCTCCAACATCTGCACCAATTCGGGCCTGTGCGCGCTCGCCTTCACCATCCACATGACGTTGCTTGGGGAGAAGGGCCTGCGCGAATTGGCCGCGATCAACCACGCCCGCGCCTCCGCCGCGGCGGACGTGCTCGCGGCCGTCCCCGGCGTCGAGCTGGTCAACAAAGCCTTCTTCAACGAATTCACCCTGCGCCTCGCCAAGCCCGCCCGCCCGATCGTGCGCGCGCTCGCCGACCGCAACATCCTCGCCGGCGTGCCGCTCGGCCGCCTCTACGCCGACACGGGCCTCGAGAATGGCCTGATCGTCGCCGTCACCGAAACCACCACCGAGGAGCATGTCGCGACACTTGCTTCCGCGCTCCGGGAGCAATTGGCATGA